GCGGCTCACTGTCTACTGCTAGCTGCTCACCGCCAACTGCTACCTGTTCACTGTTCACTGCCAGCTGCAACAGCATGGCCTCCATGGTCAGGCCTGGGCCGAAGGCGAAGCTGAGCACCGGTGCGCCGTGGTCGGCGGGCGTGGCGTGGGCCAGCACGTCGCGCAGCACATACAGCACCGTGGCCGACGACATATTGCCGTAGTCGCGCAGCACGCGGTAGGCGTGGCGGTTATCATCACGGGTCAGGCCCAGCTCGGTTTCAATGGTTTCGAGAATCTTGCGGCCGCCCGGGTGAATGGCGAAGTGCCGGATGTCGTCGAGTTGCACCGGCAGGCTGTTCAGCAGCCCGTCCGTCAGATTCCGGATGCCGCGCTGAATGAGCTTGGGCACGTAGCTGCTTAGCGTCATCTCAAACCCGAAGTCGTTGATGTGCCAGGCCATGTCGTCGTGCCCGTCGGGCTCCAGGCCGCAGTGGAAGGCTTGCAGCGCCAGGCTGGGCGCCAAGTTGGGCAGCGGCTCGGCTTGCACCAGGCAGGCGGCGGCGCCATCGCCAAACAGGGCGTTGCTCACGAGGTGGTCTTCCTCCGGGCTTTTCTGAAAGTGCAGCGTGCACAGCTCCACGCTCACGATGAGTACGCGGGCCGCGGCATCGGCCAGGCAAAAGGCGTCGGCCAGCTTCACGGCGTTCACGGCCGCGTAGCAGCCCATGAAGTTCACGCAGGTGCGGCGCACGTCGGGCCGCAGGCTCAGCGCCTGCACCAGCTCAATGTCGAGCCCCGGCGCATACATGCCCGTGCAGCTCACCGTGATGAGGTGCGTGATGCTGTTCGCTTCCACGTCCGGCACTTGGCGCAAAGAGTTGCGCACGGCTTCCACGGCCAGGGGCAGGGCTTCGCGGCGGTAGGCCGCCATGCGCTGGCCCACGCTCGGGAAGGGCTCCAGGTCGGGCGTGTTGGGAAAGAAGGTGTATTCGCCGTTGGGCCGGCCGTAGTCGGGCAGCACCGAGTAGCGGTGCTCGATGCCCGACACTCGGTACAGCGCCCGCAGCTT
This DNA window, taken from Hymenobacter sp. 5317J-9, encodes the following:
- a CDS encoding type III polyketide synthase, yielding MPSYLGAIGTANPVHRIAQPQIAEFMAQALGFGDADTRKLRALYRVSGIEHRYSVLPDYGRPNGEYTFFPNTPDLEPFPSVGQRMAAYRREALPLAVEAVRNSLRQVPDVEANSITHLITVSCTGMYAPGLDIELVQALSLRPDVRRTCVNFMGCYAAVNAVKLADAFCLADAAARVLIVSVELCTLHFQKSPEEDHLVSNALFGDGAAACLVQAEPLPNLAPSLALQAFHCGLEPDGHDDMAWHINDFGFEMTLSSYVPKLIQRGIRNLTDGLLNSLPVQLDDIRHFAIHPGGRKILETIETELGLTRDDNRHAYRVLRDYGNMSSATVLYVLRDVLAHATPADHGAPVLSFAFGPGLTMEAMLLQLAVNSEQVAVGGEQLAVDSEPLSVAAQLRQEKIGRAAKLFTAN